Proteins found in one Anopheles aquasalis chromosome 3, idAnoAquaMG_Q_19, whole genome shotgun sequence genomic segment:
- the LOC126577237 gene encoding kinetochore protein NDC80 homolog — protein sequence MSSKKRTLPRRTQEFDVSVPQSSVKKPPNRVSRIAQPIRKSSKPSGLFGENRRSRSMDRGLNLIVPGVSVPTTATKKSINPRSSSATPQLRTPLRSVGLYANSGNTDIAPSTVERERFTTEGHKVFVYLAQAEIPELAKDFIERGTLRSMSMKQFLIIVAHLLRQIGGSRYKIGSNFIEDIMRAVTELQCPFTVNKSMLKTPSAPHSLGPITLMLTWLIQLAPNPPGASETEWAPTYLQAEEFPTADFTRFFFQSAIDSFHLWNLKREEEFGAKVDAMVDQLVACRTDGLTVSQVLQRTEQIKQQLDAFGTDQVTGLTRDHSFDGVQREVAERQREQQRLAEEVKQLTKELGKCEQQYHRRQKEYYECENAIRRLEQQLASQQLTVEERDEIHRSMAHTKNLITAKQNAVMRLQETSSDLQIQLSHLIKHKINGLSELNTQLHNWANALRPDIQFQPFDINHLLESQPAELAQALTAVERQLSIVFQQCRDLYRKLSEEKSLLESKLADAQLILHPLEARVTELKKRLEKLQKERDQLTHALGELASRSNAAEAKLEQEQELRRAIDSMKDELERNKKAIVKLDHDRQQVMRDCLERCRMAQEKKERKLTAFREYVESCEAIMGKIVDTLGVGPVQQ from the exons ATGTCCTCCAAGAAAAGAACTCTGCCGCGTCGAACGCAAGAATTCGATGTGTCCGTGCCGCAGTCCTCGGTTAAAAAGCCACCAAA CCGCGTCAGTCGGATTGCACAGCCCATACGCAAATCGTCCAAACCGAGTGGCCTTTTCGGTGAAAATCGTCGCTCTCGGTCGATGGACCGGGGCCTAAACCTGATCGTGCCCGGTGTTTCCGTCCCGACGACCGCCACGAAGAAATCGATCAAtccgcgcagcagcagcgctacaCCCCAGCTGCGTACTCCGCTGCGCAGCGTAGGCCTCTACGCCAACAGTGGCAACACGGACATCGCCCCGTCGACGGTGGAACGCGAACGTTTTACCACTGAAGGGCACAAAGTGTTCGTGTATCTGGCACAGGCAGAAATACCCGAGCTGGCGAAGGATTTTATCGAGCGTGGAACCCTCCggtcgatgtcgatgaaacAGTTTCTCATCATCGTGGCCCATCTGTTGCGCCAGATTGGCGGTAGCCGGTACAAGATAGGGTCCAACTTTATCGAGGACATTATGCGTGCCGTTACCGAGCTGCAGTGTCCGTTTACGGTCAACAAGTCCATGCTGAAAACACCGAGCGCACCGCACTCGCTGGGACCGATCACGCTGATGCTAACGTGGCTTATTCAGCTGGCACCGAATCCACCCGGTGCCAGCGAAACCGAGTGGGCCCCGACGTACCTGCAGGCGGAAGAGTTCCCGACGGCCGACTTTACGCGCTTCTTCTTTCAATCCGCCATCGACAGCTTCCACCTGTGGAATCTGAAGCGCGAAGAAGAGTTCGGAGCCAAGGTGGACGCAATGGTCGATCAGCTGGTGGCATGCCGAACGGATGGGCTCACGGTGTCCCAGGTACTACAGCGAACCGAACAGATaaagcagcagctcgatgcaTTCGGAACCGACCAGGTCACGGGGCTGACACGCGACCACAGCTTCGATGGAGTGCAGCGTGAGGTAGCCGAACGGCAGCGTGAACAGCAACGGCTCGCGGAAGAGGTGAAGCAGCTTACCAAGGAGCTCGGCAAGTGCGAACAACAGTATCATCGGCGCCAAAAGGAGTACTACGAGTGCGAGAATGCTATCCGTCGACTAGAGCAACAGCTGGCCAGTCAGCAGCTGACGGTCGAGGAACGCGATGAAATCCATCGTTCGATGGCGCACACCAAGAACCTCATCACGGCGAAGCAGAATGCAGTGATGCGCTTACAGGAAACGTCCTCTGACTTACAGATTCAGCTGTCGCATCTCATCAAACACAAAATCAATGGCCTGTCCGAGCTGAACACACAGCTACACAACTGGGCCAACGCACTTCGGCCCGACATCCAGTTTCAGCCGTTCGACATCAACCATCTGCTCGAGAGTCAACCCGCGGAACTGGCACAGGCACTGACCGCGGTCGAGCGGCAGCTGAGCATCGTGTTCCAGCAGTGCCGTGATCTGTACCGTAAGCTTAGCGAGGAAAAGAGCCTACTCGAGAGTAAACTGGCCGATGCTCAGCTCATTCTGCATCCACTGGAGGCAAGGGTTACTGAGCTCAAAAAACGATTGGAGAAGCTTCAGAAAGAGCGAGACCAACTCACCCACGCACTAGGCGAACTGGCTTCACGATCTAACGCCGCCGAAGCAAAGctcgaacaggaacaggaactgaGGCGTGCAATCGACAGCATGAAGGATGAGCTAGAGCGGAACAAGAAAGCGATCGTAAAGCTGGACCACGACAGACAGCAAGTAATGCGCGACTGCCTGGAGCGGTGTCGTATGGCacaggagaagaaagaacgCAAATTGACCGCCTTCCGGGAGTACGTAGAGTCCTGTGAAGCCATCATGGGAAAGATTGTCGATACCCTTGGTGTTGGTCCCGTACAGCAGTAA
- the LOC126577238 gene encoding uncharacterized protein LOC126577238, producing MTNIKSFAFLDLETTGLPKYEFSRTKITELSVVACSREHLLQSTTELPRVVHKLSLCFNPFRMISHQSSQSTGLYNDLLQHEGTFDENAGELFKLFLFRLQKPVCLVAHNGYRFDFVLLKKQLTSIGISLEAGSVVCIDTIPAFRSIEADIERSTLENCHGMDDAVAELEYHTVRMLDNLQQSGSTKTEELPQSLTPPNEEIERKHKQAVQAYLVVAPDECTKNGTSETTTDDNVSQQSTMGVLECLEVASNFMEDQRKRNEKTPQTARIGHKHVNAEQEDDFFEQTQKQPPAPRPSTSSTARKRLFPADSSTEGTQSTPRKRYNLTELYKRTVGRDIQKAHRAEHDTMALLECVAMHAARFIVYAEDHCVPFESIKGSF from the exons ATGACCAACATAAAGTCGTTCGCGTTCCTGGACCTCGAAACGACGGGGCTGCCGAAATATGAATTCTCGCGGACTAAAATCACCGAactctcggtggtggcctgTTCGAGGGAGCACCTACTACAATCAACCACCGAGCTGCCGCGCGTGGTGCACAAGCTGTCCCTTTGCTTCAACCCATTTCGCATGATATCGCACCAATCTTCACAATCTACGG GCTTGTACAACGATCTACTGCAACACGAAGGCACattcgatgaaaatgctgGCGAGCTGTTCAAactgttcctgttccggttACAGAAACCGGTCTGCCTGGTAGCGCACAACGGTTATcggttcgatttcgttttGCTCAAGAAGCAACTCACTAGCATCGGCATCTCGCTGGAggccggttcggtggtttgcATCGATACCATTCCAGCTTTCCGGAGCATAGAGGCCGACATTGAGCGATCCACGCTGGAGAACTGCCACGGTATGGATGATGCCGTGGCCGAGCTCGAGTATCACACGGTTCGAATGCTGGACAACCTGCAACAGAGTGGTAGCACTAAAACAGAGGAGTTACCGCAATCGCTGACACCGCCGAATGAAGAGATCGAACGGAAACACAAGCAGGCAGTACAGGCCTATCTTGTCGTTGCTCCCGACGAATGCACCAAAAACGGGACAAGTgaaacgacgacggacgacaaTGTTTCGCAGCAGTCAACGATGGGCGTCCTGGAGTGTCTGGAGGTTGCGTCGAATTTCATGGAGGATcaaaggaaacggaacgaaaagacTCCTCAGACGGCTCGAATCGGTCACAAACATGTCAATGCGGAACAGGAAGATGattttttcgaacaaacacaaaagcaacCACCAGCGCCTCGACCGTCTACCTCGAGTACGGCGCGGAAGCGACTCTTCCCGGCGGATAGTTCTACGGAAGGGACACAGAGCACACCGCGGAAGCGCTACAATTTGACGGAACTGTATAAGCGTACCGTTGGGCGGGACATACAGAAAGCCCACCGGGCAGAACATGATACGATGGCACTGCTGGAATGTGTCGCCATGCATGCGGCACGCTTCATAGTGTACGCGGAAGATCATTGTGTTCCTTTTGAGAGCATCAAAGGAAGCTTTTAG
- the LOC126574765 gene encoding polycomb group protein Pc codes for MDNGDDRVYAAEKIMKKRVRAGKAEYWVKWKGWSQRHNTWEPEENILDPRLIAIFEKSLRGPATFKRKKKAIIEDSDDDDEPPPIASTPEPEPKPEKKEPFIPKKEKEEKHHHHHHHHHHHHHSQADPGSSNSKKDKEKNLLASTNSSAAGSLLVSGIEGSVKQRSASSNSSSSDSPAGSEKDKSLVSAPGVDAGSGKALVTGTVTGAPVPGGSIGPTGQQLPCLKISISSADPIDQDTNSNSSDDQPLSHKDLAGTKRKAEVLSKGGKVGVTIKTSSPEGVSSSILAKAQRLEAATPLACASTVAPISASARLPDLKAAAPLSPDTPASRPESNIPPPAEPNQPALLPGGGAAVAPGLPPVGREPVGEGQGQALPYQPHQQLRIEQPNGELMNGNINNNTINKNMLSPRSAPPRLWLPKAQTTNQVFITDVTVNLETVTIRECKTERGFFKARELQQQQQQQQQQGSAVGDLLH; via the exons ATGGACAACGGAGACGATCGCGTTTATGCCGCCGAAAAGATCATGAAAAAGCGGGTCCGTGCG GGCAAGGCGGAATACTGGGTCAAGTGGAAAGGCTGGAGCCAGCGGCACAACACCTGGGAGCCGGAGGAAAACATTCTCGATCCGCGGCTGATTGCCATCTTCGAAAAATCCTTGCGTGGTCCGGCTACCTTTAAGCGCAAGAAGAAAGCCATCATCGAAGAttcagacgatgacgatgaaccTCCGCCGATAGCTTCGaccccggaaccggaaccgaaaccggagaAAAAGGAACCGTTCATCccgaaaaaagagaaagaggaaaaacatcatcaccatcatcaccaccaccatcaccatcaccacagtcAGGCAGATCCGGGAAGTAGCAATAGCAAGAAGGACAAGGAGAAGAATCTTctcgccagcaccaacagtagTGCAGCCGGTAGTCTCCTGGTCAGTGGCATCGAAGGAAGTGTGAAGCAACGGAgtgcaagcagcaacagcagctccagcgACAGTCCCGCAGGTTCGGAAAAAGATAAATCCCTCGTCAGCGCACCGGGGGTTGATGCAGGATCCGGAAAAGCACTGGTCACCGGTACAGTCACGGGTGCTCCAGTGCCAGGTGGATCAATCGGGCCAACGGGGCAGCAGCTTCCATGTTTAAAGATATCGATCTCGTCGGCTGATCCAATCGATCAGGATACTAACTCGAATTCGAGCGATGATCAACCGCTAAGCCATAAGGATCTGGCAGGGACGAAGCGAAAGGCCGAAGTGCTATCAAAGGGCGGCAAAGTGGGTGTGACGATAAAAACTTCCTCTCCCGAAGGGGTCAGTAGCTCGATTTTAGCTAAAGCCCAACGCCTGGAAGCTGCCACACCGTTAGCGTGTGCTTCGACGGTTGCACCGATTAGTGCGTCCGCCCGACTACCGGATCTAAAAGCGGCGGCCCCCCTCTCACCGGATACGCCAGCTTCACGACCCGAATCCAACATTCCTCCACCGGCCGAACCCAATCAGCCCGCGTTACTTCCTGGTGGAGGCGCCGCCGTCGCTCCTGGATTGCCACCGGTTGGCAGAGAGCCGGTTGGTGAAGGGCAAGGACAGGCTTTACCATACCAACCGCATCAACAGCTACGTATTGAGCAACCGAACGGGGAACTGATGAATGGGAACATTAACAACAATACTATTAACAAAAATATGCTTTCGCCTCGATCCGCACCGCCCCGATTATGGCTACCGAAGGCACAGACCACCAATCAGGTGTTTATAACGGATGTTACCGTCAACCTGGAAACGGTCACCATCCGGGAGTGCAAAACTGAACGAGGATTCTTTAAGGCACGcgaactgcagcaacagcaacagcaacagcagcagcagggcagcgCTGTCGGCGATCTGCTGCACTAG